A stretch of the Corynebacterium maris DSM 45190 genome encodes the following:
- a CDS encoding indole-3-glycerol phosphate synthase TrpC → MTVSLAIHNIVAGVLEDVAKREAVIPFAEIKARSRDTAPTRDAVAALSRSGCGVAVEIKRALPHRGATVDIESIAALARDFEGAGAHLVACQTEKLRFHGSLADMQEAREAVDLPMMCRDIIVDPYQIHEARCYGADVVPLQVELLEQARFESLTDRIESLGMTALAEVRTPEEADRAMSAGVRVIGVNAWSIASDILNREIFAEIVPGLPQEIMRIALGGVRSAGDVIKYASAGADAVLVGETIMSAEDPRQAARGFVAAGQHPACPSRW, encoded by the coding sequence ATGACGGTGTCGTTGGCGATACACAATATTGTGGCCGGGGTACTCGAGGACGTCGCGAAGCGCGAAGCCGTCATCCCGTTTGCGGAGATCAAGGCGCGCTCGCGCGACACCGCCCCCACCCGCGACGCCGTCGCCGCGTTGTCCCGCTCCGGCTGTGGCGTCGCCGTCGAGATCAAACGCGCCCTGCCGCACCGCGGCGCCACCGTCGACATTGAATCGATCGCCGCCCTCGCCCGTGACTTCGAGGGCGCGGGGGCACACCTGGTGGCCTGCCAGACGGAGAAGCTGCGCTTCCACGGTTCCCTGGCCGACATGCAGGAGGCGAGGGAGGCCGTGGACCTGCCGATGATGTGCCGTGACATCATCGTCGACCCCTACCAGATCCACGAGGCCCGCTGTTACGGCGCCGACGTGGTCCCACTGCAGGTGGAGCTGCTGGAGCAGGCCCGCTTCGAATCGTTGACGGACCGCATCGAGTCGTTGGGGATGACGGCGCTGGCGGAGGTGCGCACACCGGAGGAGGCCGACCGGGCCATGTCTGCGGGGGTGCGCGTCATCGGGGTGAATGCGTGGTCGATCGCCTCCGACATCCTCAACCGGGAGATCTTCGCGGAGATCGTGCCCGGCCTGCCGCAGGAGATCATGCGTATCGCGCTCGGCGGAGTGCGCTCCGCCGGCGACGTGATCAAGTACGCGTCGGCGGGGGCGGATGCGGTGCTGGTGGGGGAGACCATCATGTCGGCGGAGGACCCGCGCCAGGCGGCGCGCGGCTTCGTCGCGGCCGGGCAACATCCGGCGTGTCCCTCGCGCTGGTGA
- a CDS encoding TIGR02234 family membrane protein, translating into MSTSVTPAPTDRKASRIGALALLLAGLVLLLGSRMEWLVVDVFDDKSGAASLSVPGSSWSTEATAVALLLLAGGVAGFVLRKWGRRIVGAISALAAIGASWSPMALLAGEPDPERARQILAVGSASQRADNPVTISSWAEVTGMEVASAGPSLALMGAAVALFGGVLLAFKPGSDGPRLNKYEKKSQREAKLAEDLKTSPDSGRVIWDALDADIDPTDIDRER; encoded by the coding sequence GTGAGTACTTCGGTGACCCCCGCCCCGACCGACCGGAAGGCCTCGCGCATCGGCGCGTTGGCGCTGTTGCTCGCCGGACTGGTGCTGCTCCTGGGCTCGCGCATGGAGTGGCTGGTGGTCGACGTCTTCGACGACAAGTCCGGCGCCGCGTCCCTTTCGGTTCCGGGTTCGTCCTGGTCCACGGAAGCCACCGCCGTGGCCCTGTTGTTGCTCGCCGGCGGGGTGGCGGGTTTCGTGTTGCGCAAGTGGGGCAGACGTATCGTCGGCGCGATCTCGGCGCTGGCGGCCATAGGCGCCAGCTGGAGCCCGATGGCCCTGCTCGCGGGGGAGCCGGACCCGGAGCGGGCCCGCCAAATCCTGGCGGTGGGATCCGCCAGCCAGCGGGCGGATAATCCCGTCACAATTTCCTCGTGGGCGGAAGTCACCGGCATGGAGGTGGCGTCGGCCGGTCCCTCACTGGCGTTGATGGGCGCCGCCGTCGCCTTGTTCGGTGGTGTGCTGCTGGCGTTCAAGCCAGGATCGGACGGGCCGCGACTGAACAAATACGAGAAGAAGTCCCAACGAGAGGCGAAGTTGGCGGAGGACTTGAAAACCAGCCCGGACTCCGGACGCGTCATCTGGGACGCGCTCGACGCCGACATCGATCCCACCGACATCGACCGCGAGAGATAG
- the hisI gene encoding phosphoribosyl-AMP cyclohydrolase, protein MTHSDDPADYELDPRIAQRLTLNDAGLVPAIVQAEGSGEVLMLAWMDAHALAYTLDTRRGTYWSRSRGEYWIKGLTSGHTQEVTGVRLDCDADAVLVTVKQVGAACHTGTRTCFDADVLL, encoded by the coding sequence ATGACCCATTCCGATGACCCGGCCGACTACGAGCTGGACCCGCGGATCGCGCAGCGGCTGACGCTCAACGACGCCGGCCTGGTGCCTGCCATCGTCCAAGCCGAGGGGAGCGGGGAAGTGCTCATGCTCGCCTGGATGGACGCCCACGCCCTGGCGTACACGCTGGACACCCGCCGCGGCACCTACTGGTCCCGCTCGCGCGGCGAGTACTGGATCAAGGGGCTGACCTCGGGGCACACCCAGGAAGTCACGGGCGTGCGGCTGGACTGCGACGCCGACGCCGTGCTGGTGACGGTGAAGCAGGTCGGGGCGGCCTGCCACACCGGAACCCGCACCTGTTTCGATGCGGATGTGCTGCTGTGA
- the hisF gene encoding imidazole glycerol phosphate synthase subunit HisF, producing the protein MSVAIRIIPCLDVDNGRVVKGVNFANLRDAGDPVELAARYNQEGADELTFLDVSASKDGRGTMLDVVRRTAEEVFIPLTVGGGVRSVEDVDELLRAGADKVSVNTSAIARPELLRELSERFGSQCIVLSVDARRVPEGSGPQPSGFEVTTHGGTRSAGLDAVEWARRGQEMGVGEILLNSMDGDGTKDGFDLELLQKVRAAVSIPIIASGGAGKAEHFPPAVDAGADAVLAATIFHFGEVSLTEVKDALADAGQEVRR; encoded by the coding sequence ATGTCGGTTGCCATCCGCATCATCCCCTGCCTCGACGTCGACAACGGCCGCGTGGTCAAAGGCGTCAACTTCGCCAACCTGCGCGACGCCGGCGACCCCGTCGAACTCGCCGCCCGTTACAACCAGGAAGGCGCCGATGAACTGACCTTCCTCGACGTCTCCGCCTCCAAGGACGGCCGCGGCACCATGCTCGACGTCGTGCGCCGCACCGCCGAAGAAGTCTTCATCCCGCTGACCGTCGGCGGTGGCGTGCGCTCCGTCGAAGACGTCGATGAGCTGCTGCGCGCCGGGGCGGACAAGGTCTCGGTCAACACCTCCGCGATCGCCCGCCCGGAGCTGCTGCGCGAGCTGTCCGAACGTTTCGGCTCCCAGTGCATCGTGCTGTCCGTCGACGCCCGCCGCGTGCCGGAGGGCTCCGGCCCGCAGCCCTCCGGCTTCGAGGTCACCACCCATGGCGGCACCCGCTCCGCCGGCCTCGACGCCGTTGAATGGGCGCGTCGCGGCCAGGAGATGGGCGTCGGCGAGATTTTGTTGAACTCCATGGACGGCGACGGCACGAAGGACGGCTTCGACCTCGAGCTGCTCCAGAAGGTCCGCGCGGCCGTGTCCATCCCAATCATCGCCTCCGGCGGCGCCGGCAAGGCGGAGCACTTCCCGCCGGCCGTCGACGCCGGCGCAGACGCGGTGCTGGCGGCCACGATCTTCCACTTCGGCGAGGTCTCTCTCACAGAAGTCAAGGACGCGCTGGCGGACGCCGGCCAGGAGGTGCGCCGCTGA
- a CDS encoding inositol monophosphatase family protein has translation MRTLENMLEVAVAAVEDAERLFTDGLGAMPAHHKKQGDFATEVDLAIEALLRSRLREETGIDVYGEEAGGVYNPEATWIVDPIDGTSNYAAGNPSCAILATLVLDDEPVVAVTSIPTLRTRLTAVKGGPVHLGGRPLPAITERDALVAQVGFSSLGSKAGHVFSETSRFELLARLTASPLRPRITGSVGIDLGFTAQGIFDAAISFSPYMWDNAAGVLLVRSAGGVVTDAFGQPWTPRSTGVIAGTSPAHRLILNTMNDILET, from the coding sequence ATGCGCACCCTGGAGAACATGCTCGAGGTGGCGGTCGCCGCCGTCGAAGACGCGGAGCGCCTGTTCACGGACGGATTGGGCGCCATGCCCGCCCACCACAAGAAGCAGGGCGACTTCGCCACCGAGGTGGACCTGGCGATTGAAGCGCTGCTGCGCTCTCGCCTGCGCGAAGAGACCGGCATCGACGTCTACGGGGAAGAAGCCGGCGGCGTCTACAACCCCGAAGCCACCTGGATCGTCGATCCGATCGACGGCACCTCCAACTACGCCGCGGGCAACCCCTCCTGCGCCATCCTCGCCACCCTCGTCCTCGACGACGAACCCGTCGTGGCCGTCACCTCGATTCCCACGCTGCGCACCCGCCTGACCGCGGTGAAAGGCGGCCCGGTCCATCTCGGCGGCCGCCCGCTGCCGGCCATCACCGAACGCGACGCCCTGGTCGCCCAAGTCGGGTTCTCCTCGCTGGGCTCCAAAGCCGGCCACGTGTTCTCCGAAACCTCCCGCTTTGAACTGCTGGCCCGGCTGACCGCCTCGCCGCTGCGCCCGCGCATCACCGGCTCCGTCGGCATCGACTTAGGCTTCACCGCCCAAGGCATCTTCGACGCCGCGATCAGCTTTTCGCCGTACATGTGGGACAACGCGGCCGGCGTCCTGCTGGTGCGTTCCGCCGGGGGCGTGGTCACCGACGCCTTCGGCCAGCCGTGGACCCCACGCTCCACGGGCGTCATCGCCGGCACCTCCCCGGCCCACCGCCTCATCCTGAACACGATGAACGACATCCTCGAGACCTAA
- the priA gene encoding bifunctional 1-(5-phosphoribosyl)-5-((5-phosphoribosylamino)methylideneamino)imidazole-4-carboxamide isomerase/phosphoribosylanthranilate isomerase PriA, with protein MTFTLLPAVDVVDGQAVRLDQGEAGTEKSYGTPLESALKWQEQGAEWLHFVDLDAAFGRGSNHELMAEITGKLDVKVELTGGIRDDESLQRALATGAQRVNIGTAALQKPEWIARVLGDYGDKVAVDIAVRNENGEWRTKGNGWVSDGGDLWEVLERLDSAGCQRFVVTDVSKDGTLAGPNIDLLREVSAATDAAITASGGISSIADVTAVAAHADEDIDSVIIGKALYENRFTLTDALAAVAGK; from the coding sequence ATGACTTTTACCCTTCTTCCCGCCGTGGACGTCGTCGATGGCCAGGCCGTCCGCCTCGACCAGGGCGAAGCCGGCACCGAAAAATCCTACGGAACCCCGCTGGAATCCGCGCTGAAGTGGCAGGAACAGGGCGCCGAATGGCTGCATTTCGTGGACCTCGACGCCGCCTTCGGCCGCGGCTCCAACCATGAGCTCATGGCGGAGATCACCGGGAAACTCGACGTCAAGGTCGAGCTGACCGGCGGCATCCGCGACGACGAGTCCCTGCAACGCGCGCTGGCGACCGGGGCGCAGCGCGTCAACATCGGCACCGCCGCCCTGCAGAAACCGGAGTGGATCGCCCGCGTGCTCGGCGACTACGGCGACAAAGTGGCCGTGGACATCGCGGTGCGCAACGAAAACGGCGAATGGCGCACGAAGGGCAACGGGTGGGTCTCCGACGGCGGCGACCTGTGGGAGGTGCTCGAGCGGCTCGACTCCGCCGGCTGCCAGCGCTTCGTGGTCACCGACGTGTCGAAGGACGGCACCCTGGCCGGGCCGAACATCGACCTGCTGCGCGAAGTCTCCGCCGCCACCGACGCCGCCATCACCGCTTCCGGCGGAATCTCCTCCATCGCGGACGTCACCGCCGTCGCCGCCCACGCGGACGAAGACATTGACTCCGTCATCATCGGCAAAGCCCTCTACGAAAACCGCTTCACCCTGACCGACGCCCTGGCCGCCGTGGCAGGCAAGTAA
- a CDS encoding ABC transporter ATP-binding protein, with the protein MITFDGVTKDYPGSAGPAVEDFDHTFSEGTITALVGSSGCGKTTLLRMINRMVDPTAGRVLIDGEDVAELDPVQVRRRIGYVIQGSGLLPHRTVEQNVLTVPSLRREPPARDVGELLELVGLPESLRRRYPAELSGGQAQRVGVARALAHDPKILLMDEPFGAVDPVVRRELQAGLRSLQDTMNKTILLVTHDMDEAVSLADEIVLLADGARIAQAGPPAELLRNPASDFVRRFIGSDRRTVHIDGDAVRDGEGRIVGFLPDAAGAAGNASS; encoded by the coding sequence ATGATCACCTTCGACGGCGTCACCAAGGATTACCCCGGGTCGGCCGGCCCCGCGGTCGAGGACTTCGACCACACTTTCAGCGAGGGCACCATCACGGCCCTGGTGGGCTCGTCCGGCTGCGGAAAAACCACCTTGTTGCGCATGATCAATCGAATGGTCGACCCTACGGCGGGCCGGGTGCTCATCGACGGCGAGGACGTCGCCGAGCTCGATCCGGTGCAGGTGCGCCGCCGCATCGGGTACGTCATCCAAGGCTCGGGCCTGCTGCCGCACCGCACCGTGGAGCAGAACGTCTTGACGGTGCCGTCGCTGCGCCGCGAGCCGCCCGCCCGTGACGTCGGCGAGCTGTTGGAGTTGGTGGGGTTGCCGGAGTCGTTGCGGCGGCGCTATCCGGCGGAGTTGTCCGGCGGGCAGGCGCAGCGCGTCGGCGTGGCCCGCGCCCTGGCGCATGACCCGAAGATCCTGTTGATGGATGAGCCTTTCGGCGCGGTGGATCCGGTCGTGCGCCGGGAGTTGCAGGCCGGGCTACGTTCCCTGCAGGACACGATGAACAAGACCATCCTGCTGGTCACCCACGACATGGACGAGGCGGTCTCCTTGGCCGACGAGATCGTGTTGCTGGCGGACGGCGCGCGCATCGCCCAGGCCGGCCCGCCGGCTGAGCTGCTGCGCAACCCCGCCAGCGACTTCGTCCGCCGTTTCATCGGCAGTGACCGCCGCACCGTGCACATCGACGGGGACGCGGTGCGCGACGGGGAAGGCCGCATCGTCGGATTTCTGCCCGACGCGGCCGGGGCGGCGGGGAACGCCTCCTCATGA
- a CDS encoding ABC transporter permease gives MNLTWIGNNLDRIGELAVTHASLALPAILASVVVALPIGWVAHRWPRGRDVLVSLAGVLYAIPSLALFIVMPLVLGTSIVSPLNVVVALTLYGIALQVRTTADAFDSVPAVQRQTAVALGYGPLRRVMQVELPLAGPIILGGARVVSASTISLISVGALIGVSSLGSFFTEGFQRSFPTEIAVGIVATVLLALLFDAVLVLIGRLTMPWKRAA, from the coding sequence ATGAACCTCACCTGGATCGGAAACAACCTGGATCGCATCGGCGAGCTCGCGGTGACGCACGCGTCGTTGGCGTTGCCCGCGATCCTCGCTTCCGTCGTCGTCGCCCTGCCCATCGGGTGGGTGGCGCATCGGTGGCCGCGCGGCCGCGACGTGCTGGTGTCCTTGGCGGGCGTCCTGTACGCCATCCCCTCACTGGCGTTGTTCATCGTCATGCCGCTGGTGCTGGGCACCTCGATCGTCTCCCCGCTGAACGTGGTGGTGGCGTTGACGCTGTACGGAATCGCGCTGCAGGTGCGCACCACGGCGGACGCCTTCGACTCCGTGCCTGCCGTGCAGCGGCAGACGGCGGTGGCGTTGGGTTACGGGCCTCTGCGCCGGGTGATGCAGGTGGAGCTGCCGTTGGCGGGCCCGATCATTCTGGGCGGCGCCCGGGTGGTTTCGGCGTCGACGATCAGCCTGATCTCGGTGGGCGCCCTGATCGGCGTCTCCTCCCTGGGGTCCTTCTTCACCGAGGGTTTCCAGCGTTCCTTCCCCACTGAAATCGCGGTGGGCATCGTGGCCACCGTGCTGCTGGCGCTGCTGTTCGACGCCGTCCTCGTCCTCATCGGGCGGCTGACCATGCCGTGGAAGCGAGCCGCATGA
- a CDS encoding ABC transporter permease, giving the protein MTFLLEALGLIVDPAYVAEHLRRIGEHLVLAGLGVLFAALIGLPVGLWLGHRRRGASAVLALSGAFRALPSLGLLTWLTLELSFGIRMPIVPTTIVLLLLGLAPILANSFSGLASVPADVVDSARAVGHTEAQILRQVELPLAAPTIVGGLRSAVVQTMATATVAAYIGLGGLGRYLLDGLAVQDYARMLAGALLIMAVTLVLDGVLGWAQRMVRPRGVTA; this is encoded by the coding sequence ATGACTTTTCTCCTTGAGGCCCTGGGCCTGATCGTCGACCCGGCTTACGTCGCGGAACATCTTCGGCGCATCGGCGAACATCTCGTGCTCGCCGGGCTCGGGGTCTTATTCGCCGCGCTGATCGGCCTGCCGGTCGGGTTGTGGCTGGGGCATCGGCGCCGCGGGGCGTCCGCGGTGTTGGCGCTCTCCGGCGCATTTCGGGCGCTGCCGTCGCTGGGGCTGTTGACGTGGCTGACCCTGGAGCTGAGCTTCGGGATCAGGATGCCGATCGTGCCCACCACCATCGTGTTGTTGCTGCTCGGTCTGGCGCCGATCCTGGCCAATTCGTTTTCCGGGTTGGCGTCGGTGCCCGCCGACGTGGTGGATTCCGCCCGCGCGGTCGGGCATACGGAAGCCCAGATTCTGCGCCAGGTGGAACTTCCCCTGGCGGCCCCGACCATCGTCGGCGGGCTCCGCTCCGCGGTGGTGCAGACCATGGCCACAGCCACCGTCGCCGCCTACATCGGCCTCGGCGGGCTGGGCCGCTACCTGCTGGACGGGCTCGCCGTCCAGGACTATGCCCGCATGTTGGCCGGCGCGCTGCTGATCATGGCCGTCACCCTCGTCCTCGACGGGGTGTTGGGCTGGGCGCAGCGGATGGTCCGGCCGCGGGGAGTCACGGCGTGA
- a CDS encoding glycine betaine ABC transporter substrate-binding protein gives MKKRFSLLAALTASAVVLVGCTDSDPTGGEDAAGTGGAAAAETIVIGTANFPESEIIGQVWAVALEEEGFDVEVNSGIGSREVYTGAIEEGSVHVFPEYTGSLAQFYDAEVPAGADSEEVAAALREALPGDLAISELAPGQNSDSFQVLPETAEEYDLTTIGDLANLDEIVLASQPETMERPFNPEGLEAVYGVPAESIELNAISDGGGPLTVSALVQGAADVANIYTTTPNYDSEGNPVELVTLEDPESIILPENVTALYRADDVPAEVLDVINGVNADLTTERLIEFNERNIGEEKADPSVIAEDFIAERD, from the coding sequence ATGAAGAAACGTTTTTCTCTCCTCGCAGCCCTCACGGCCTCCGCAGTCGTGCTCGTCGGCTGCACCGACTCTGATCCGACGGGCGGCGAGGACGCCGCCGGCACGGGTGGCGCCGCCGCGGCGGAGACCATCGTCATCGGCACCGCCAACTTCCCCGAGTCCGAGATCATCGGCCAGGTCTGGGCGGTCGCCCTCGAAGAAGAGGGATTCGACGTGGAGGTCAACTCCGGCATCGGTTCCCGCGAGGTCTACACCGGCGCGATCGAGGAAGGCTCCGTCCACGTGTTCCCGGAGTACACGGGTTCGCTGGCGCAGTTCTACGACGCCGAGGTCCCCGCCGGCGCGGATTCCGAGGAGGTCGCCGCCGCGCTGAGAGAGGCGCTGCCGGGGGACCTGGCGATCAGCGAGCTAGCCCCGGGACAGAACTCGGATTCCTTCCAGGTGCTGCCCGAAACCGCCGAAGAATATGACCTGACCACCATCGGGGATCTGGCGAACCTGGACGAGATCGTGCTGGCCTCCCAACCGGAGACGATGGAACGCCCCTTCAACCCCGAGGGCCTGGAAGCCGTCTACGGGGTGCCGGCGGAGTCCATCGAACTCAACGCCATCTCCGACGGCGGCGGCCCGCTCACCGTTTCCGCGCTGGTGCAGGGGGCGGCGGACGTGGCCAACATCTACACCACCACACCGAACTACGACTCCGAGGGCAACCCCGTCGAGCTGGTCACCTTGGAGGACCCGGAGTCCATCATCCTGCCGGAGAACGTCACCGCGCTCTACCGCGCCGACGACGTCCCGGCGGAAGTGCTCGACGTGATCAACGGCGTAAACGCGGACCTGACCACCGAGCGGCTCATCGAGTTCAACGAGCGCAACATCGGCGAGGAGAAGGCCGACCCCTCCGTCATCGCCGAGGACTTCATCGCGGAGCGTGATTAA
- a CDS encoding DinB family protein, which translates to MINVMDAAAVIAEFAARPVDAVRAFPELTGEQLNAHPGGHPNSIAWLLWHSGRQVDSQLAELTGDKQLWFRGGFKERFGLGPAGDHDGIGHSEQQARAIVVEDWALLCDYLEATLQAVVEYWRSLSEAELAEIIDVSYTPHVSRGVRLVSLIDDCQQHVGTANHIAGALLGAPAGIF; encoded by the coding sequence GTGATTAACGTCATGGACGCCGCTGCGGTCATCGCGGAATTCGCCGCCCGCCCCGTCGACGCAGTCCGCGCCTTCCCGGAACTGACCGGCGAGCAGCTCAACGCGCATCCGGGCGGGCATCCCAACTCGATCGCCTGGTTGCTGTGGCACTCCGGTCGCCAGGTCGACTCCCAGCTCGCGGAGCTGACCGGTGACAAACAGCTGTGGTTCCGGGGCGGTTTCAAGGAGCGTTTCGGGCTGGGGCCGGCGGGCGACCACGACGGCATCGGGCATTCGGAGCAGCAGGCGCGGGCGATCGTCGTCGAGGATTGGGCGCTGCTCTGCGACTATCTGGAGGCCACGCTCCAGGCCGTCGTCGAGTACTGGCGTTCGCTGAGCGAGGCCGAACTCGCCGAGATCATCGACGTCTCCTACACCCCACACGTCAGCCGCGGGGTGCGGTTGGTCTCGCTCATCGACGACTGCCAGCAGCACGTCGGCACGGCGAACCACATCGCCGGCGCGCTGTTGGGCGCCCCCGCCGGCATCTTCTAG
- the hisH gene encoding imidazole glycerol phosphate synthase subunit HisH — protein sequence MAKTVALLDYGSGNIRSAQRALERVGADVTVTSDPKIAVAKDGLVVPGVGAYAACMAGLRDVYGPRAIGERLAGGRPVLGICVGMQVLFDSGTEHGVTTQGCGEWPGSVDKLQAEILPHMGWNTVETSAGSEMFAGLDEDTRFYFVHSYAARTWDLETDGLTTPPTVSWAQHEDDRFVAAVENGPLWATQFHPEKSGDAGAQLLRNWLHSF from the coding sequence ATGGCTAAAACTGTCGCTCTGCTCGACTACGGATCCGGCAACATCCGCTCCGCCCAGCGCGCCCTCGAGCGCGTCGGCGCCGACGTGACGGTCACCTCCGACCCGAAGATCGCGGTGGCCAAGGACGGGCTCGTGGTGCCCGGCGTCGGCGCGTACGCCGCCTGCATGGCCGGGCTGCGGGACGTCTACGGGCCGCGCGCCATCGGCGAACGACTCGCCGGCGGCCGCCCGGTGTTGGGCATCTGCGTCGGCATGCAGGTGCTGTTCGACTCCGGCACGGAACACGGCGTGACTACCCAAGGGTGCGGGGAGTGGCCCGGCAGCGTCGATAAGCTGCAGGCCGAGATCCTGCCGCACATGGGCTGGAACACCGTCGAGACCTCGGCGGGCTCGGAGATGTTCGCCGGACTCGACGAAGACACGCGATTTTACTTCGTGCACTCCTACGCCGCGCGCACGTGGGACCTGGAGACCGACGGGCTGACCACCCCGCCGACGGTGTCCTGGGCGCAGCACGAGGACGACCGTTTCGTCGCCGCCGTGGAAAACGGCCCGCTGTGGGCCACCCAGTTCCACCCGGAGAAGTCCGGCGACGCCGGCGCGCAGCTGCTGCGCAACTGGCTGCACTCCTTCTGA
- a CDS encoding MFS transporter, translating to MSGQARPNTGDGQNTNVWAIPGVLATLVAVASAFGAWSLLLPVLPTAVLEHGGSATLAGGTTGIFMAATVVTQVFTPWMLRRFGYRPVMTVAAFMLGVPALGHTLGMDAWIVLLFSALRGTGFGAITVAQSALVAELVPARLLGKATGLIGVFIGLSQMVGLPLGLFLADAFSYNTVFVVAAVVASVAAVMCLRIPALKADPAPLADPAADVAPTPMWKLVAVPALALLTISMSFGAVSSFLPAAVEDLDAAAGSVLGGFMLSIVGGASLVFRYLVGMAADRSGQPGRLLVPSQLLALTGMALMTATVVFGWPVWLLVLAALLFGGGFGAVQNESLLAMFQRTPRSKLSEASAVWNIFFDTGTGLGSVVFGAVASMFLFSGAFGAGAAVIVLGLVITVADRILGIRRGRVTPISFGRPRRQITSGMRRNRRPRRPGFRRSRQK from the coding sequence GTGTCGGGGCAGGCGAGGCCTAACACCGGGGACGGACAAAACACCAACGTCTGGGCGATCCCCGGGGTGCTGGCCACCCTGGTGGCCGTCGCCTCCGCCTTCGGCGCCTGGTCGCTGCTGCTGCCGGTGCTGCCCACCGCCGTCTTAGAACACGGCGGCTCCGCCACCCTGGCCGGCGGCACGACCGGCATCTTCATGGCCGCCACCGTCGTCACGCAAGTGTTCACCCCGTGGATGCTGCGGCGCTTCGGCTACCGGCCGGTGATGACCGTGGCCGCGTTCATGCTGGGCGTGCCCGCGCTGGGGCACACCTTAGGGATGGACGCCTGGATCGTCCTGCTGTTCTCCGCGCTGCGCGGCACCGGCTTCGGCGCGATCACCGTCGCGCAGTCGGCGCTGGTCGCCGAACTCGTGCCCGCGCGCCTGCTGGGCAAAGCCACCGGACTGATCGGCGTGTTCATCGGACTGTCCCAGATGGTCGGGCTCCCGCTGGGCCTGTTCCTCGCCGACGCCTTCAGCTATAACACCGTGTTCGTCGTCGCCGCGGTGGTCGCCTCCGTCGCGGCCGTGATGTGCCTGCGCATCCCCGCGCTCAAGGCGGACCCGGCGCCGCTGGCGGACCCTGCGGCCGACGTCGCGCCCACCCCGATGTGGAAGCTGGTGGCCGTACCGGCGCTGGCGCTGCTGACGATCTCCATGAGCTTCGGTGCGGTGTCGTCCTTCCTGCCGGCGGCGGTGGAGGACTTGGACGCGGCCGCCGGTTCCGTGCTCGGCGGATTCATGCTGTCCATCGTGGGCGGCGCCTCCCTGGTGTTCCGCTACCTGGTGGGCATGGCCGCGGACCGCTCAGGCCAGCCCGGCCGGCTGCTCGTGCCCTCCCAGCTGCTGGCCCTGACCGGCATGGCGCTGATGACGGCGACGGTCGTGTTCGGCTGGCCGGTCTGGCTGCTGGTGCTGGCGGCGCTGCTCTTCGGCGGCGGTTTCGGCGCCGTCCAGAACGAATCTCTGCTGGCGATGTTCCAGCGCACCCCGCGCTCCAAACTCTCGGAGGCGTCCGCGGTGTGGAACATCTTCTTCGACACGGGCACGGGTCTCGGCTCCGTGGTCTTCGGCGCCGTCGCCTCCATGTTCCTGTTCTCCGGCGCATTCGGGGCGGGCGCCGCCGTCATCGTCCTCGGCCTGGTCATCACCGTCGCCGACCGGATCCTGGGCATCCGCCGCGGCCGGGTCACCCCGATCAGCTTCGGCCGGCCTCGACGTCAGATCACCTCCGGCATGCGGCGCAACCGGCGCCCGCGCCGACCGGGTTTCCGCCGCTCCAGGCAGAAATAA
- the hisB gene encoding imidazoleglycerol-phosphate dehydratase HisB yields the protein MAERIGSHTRTTSESDITVEINLDGTGQTDVSTGLPFFDHMLTAFGTHGAFDLTVHAQGDVEIDAHHTVEDTAIVLGVALLEAVGDKKGIRRFGQRQLPMDEALVEAVIDISGRPYFVMNGEPDYLHHTIIGGHYPTVINQHFFETLALNSRTTLHVNVHYGRDPHHITEAEYKAVARALREATEADTRLTGIPSTKGAL from the coding sequence ATGGCTGAGCGCATCGGGAGCCACACCCGCACCACCTCCGAATCCGACATCACCGTCGAGATCAACCTCGACGGCACCGGCCAGACCGACGTCTCCACCGGCCTGCCCTTCTTCGACCACATGCTCACCGCCTTCGGCACCCACGGCGCCTTCGACCTGACCGTGCACGCTCAAGGCGACGTCGAGATCGACGCCCACCACACCGTCGAAGACACCGCCATCGTGCTGGGCGTCGCCTTGCTCGAGGCGGTCGGCGACAAGAAGGGCATCCGCCGCTTCGGCCAGCGTCAGCTGCCGATGGACGAGGCCCTGGTCGAAGCCGTCATCGACATCTCCGGCCGCCCCTACTTCGTCATGAACGGCGAACCGGACTACCTGCACCACACCATCATCGGCGGGCACTACCCGACGGTGATCAACCAGCACTTCTTCGAGACCCTGGCCCTGAACTCGCGGACCACCCTGCACGTCAACGTGCACTACGGCCGCGACCCCCACCACATCACCGAGGCGGAGTACAAGGCCGTCGCCCGCGCCCTGCGCGAGGCCACGGAAGCCGACACGCGCCTGACCGGGATCCCGTCCACGAAGGGCGCGCTGTAA